The following coding sequences lie in one Candidatus Nitrospira allomarina genomic window:
- a CDS encoding alkaline phosphatase family protein: MTWPPSLAAEVEQRFGSPCSHPIQGDCDAKRDAAGVAAFRDTLINGVDRKTAVTKHFLQQNNWDLFAQVFTESHCIGHQCWHVHDPTHQWHDADLARNVGDPIKDVYKAIDTAIGEILKDIDEETTVIVFVSHGMGQTNIPYGFLEKFLLQLKVAVPPKIPANNVTGPLLQRRSLAFLYRMWQKIPSDVQKFLAPIIYPLSHKLSSDSGPLVDRAGSKCFSIHDTPSHAGIRVNLVGREPEGKVQPGLEFQQFCMELEKDLLGIINVKTGKPVIQRIVRTADYYSGENLAHLPDLLVEWYEEDPIPAVFSEKFGKISTNFWHPRTGHHRAGGMFLAFGPSIQPGTVDRTVSLMDYAPTIAQLLNVSLPDVDGRPIDELLMPLHAPQASSRRDT, from the coding sequence ATGACATGGCCACCCTCGCTGGCTGCTGAGGTGGAACAACGCTTTGGTTCACCGTGCTCTCATCCTATCCAGGGAGACTGTGATGCAAAACGGGATGCGGCGGGGGTCGCGGCCTTTCGTGATACTCTTATAAACGGGGTCGACAGAAAGACTGCGGTCACGAAACATTTTCTGCAACAAAATAATTGGGATTTGTTTGCCCAGGTTTTCACCGAAAGTCACTGTATCGGTCATCAGTGCTGGCATGTACACGATCCCACCCATCAATGGCATGATGCAGATCTTGCCAGGAACGTTGGGGATCCGATCAAGGATGTCTATAAAGCCATCGACACGGCCATTGGAGAAATTCTCAAGGATATTGACGAAGAAACCACGGTGATCGTTTTTGTCAGCCATGGAATGGGGCAAACGAACATCCCATATGGCTTCTTGGAAAAATTCCTGCTTCAGTTAAAGGTGGCTGTGCCGCCAAAAATCCCGGCGAACAATGTCACAGGCCCTCTTCTTCAACGAAGATCACTCGCCTTCCTGTACCGAATGTGGCAGAAGATTCCGTCGGACGTTCAGAAATTCCTTGCGCCCATAATATATCCTCTTTCTCATAAACTGTCCTCAGACTCTGGCCCACTGGTGGATCGAGCGGGGAGTAAGTGCTTTTCTATTCATGACACGCCTTCCCATGCCGGGATCAGAGTGAATCTGGTTGGCCGGGAACCAGAAGGCAAGGTCCAGCCGGGGCTGGAATTTCAACAATTTTGTATGGAGCTCGAAAAGGATTTGTTAGGGATCATCAACGTCAAGACAGGAAAGCCGGTGATCCAGCGAATTGTTCGTACAGCCGATTATTATTCCGGTGAGAACCTTGCTCATCTGCCCGATCTCCTGGTGGAATGGTATGAAGAAGATCCTATTCCAGCCGTCTTTTCAGAAAAATTCGGGAAAATCTCGACAAATTTCTGGCATCCTCGTACAGGGCATCATCGAGCGGGCGGCATGTTCCTGGCCTTCGGACCATCAATTCAACCGGGAACTGTAGATCGGACGGTGTCGCTTATGGATTATGCCCCCACGATTGCACAGTTGCTTAATGTCTCCCTTCCTGATGTTGATGGCCGGCCGATTGATGAACTTCTTATGCCCCTTCACGCTCCCCAAGCATCTTCCCGCCGAGATACTTGA
- a CDS encoding GAF domain-containing protein: MIKPLSAIPVFSITTIGYVVLMGSVALVISVVDGMFPLGVSISEAYAVLVLLGFTAKDKRLIYGGAIAGTILTLEGAFISDPGVPLWMGEINRALSIFIIWLVAVFALGQLRFIEEQKESEKMKMAYNLLKQETTFLKLNQEIAVLSNTNDPVEDALKQAMKVICDYTGWPVAHLYIRDGDNDLLSPGKIWILRDWSKFDTFRQVTESTKFVPGEGLPGRVLASGKAAWIKNVTKDPNFPRARLAKEIGVKAGFAFPILIGPKVVAVMEFFSEEAMEPDGKLLDVMEIIGYLLGRIFERDHAGLKRGEYEDHLRRLYGRIKAVRELEDVPGGHKRTAEGIHDELR; encoded by the coding sequence ATGATTAAACCCCTTTCAGCCATTCCCGTTTTTTCGATCACGACTATTGGCTATGTGGTCCTAATGGGCAGTGTTGCCCTGGTCATCTCCGTGGTTGATGGCATGTTCCCGTTGGGCGTGTCCATTAGTGAAGCCTATGCTGTTTTGGTGTTATTGGGTTTCACGGCGAAAGATAAGCGGTTGATCTATGGCGGGGCCATTGCCGGGACGATTCTCACATTAGAAGGGGCGTTTATTTCCGACCCCGGCGTGCCGTTATGGATGGGAGAAATCAATCGGGCACTTTCCATTTTTATCATATGGCTGGTCGCCGTGTTTGCCTTGGGACAACTCCGATTTATCGAAGAGCAGAAAGAATCGGAAAAAATGAAAATGGCATATAATCTGTTGAAGCAGGAAACAACCTTTCTGAAACTGAATCAGGAAATTGCCGTGTTATCCAATACCAATGATCCGGTGGAGGATGCGTTAAAACAGGCGATGAAAGTGATCTGCGACTATACGGGGTGGCCGGTCGCCCATCTCTATATTCGTGACGGCGATAATGATCTGTTGAGTCCCGGAAAAATTTGGATTCTGAGGGACTGGAGTAAGTTCGATACGTTTCGACAGGTGACGGAATCAACGAAGTTCGTTCCCGGAGAAGGGCTGCCTGGTCGAGTGTTGGCCAGTGGAAAGGCAGCTTGGATCAAAAATGTGACCAAGGATCCCAATTTCCCTCGCGCCCGTCTTGCCAAGGAAATAGGCGTAAAGGCCGGCTTTGCCTTTCCTATTTTAATTGGACCGAAAGTGGTGGCGGTGATGGAGTTTTTCTCTGAAGAAGCGATGGAGCCGGATGGCAAGCTCCTGGACGTGATGGAAATCATCGGCTATCTGCTGGGTCGCATCTTTGAACGAGATCACGCCGGTCTCAAACGGGGCGAATATGAGGACCACTTGAGACGCCTTTACGGCCGAATCAAAGCGGTGCGGGAACTAGAAGACGTGCCGGGTGGTCACAAGAGAACCGCCGAAGGCATTCATGACGAATTACGATAA
- a CDS encoding glycosyltransferase, with protein sequence MSRAKTVAHGPIMIQVSVIVPFYNSERYIQRCVEGLLQQSLPREAYELILIDNNSTDSSAETARQYPGIRLLTEPKQGAYAARNRGLQEAKGEVLAFIDADCVPAHDWLHQIMMAMEQPNLSIVLGQREYGGDSHVLSMFAAYEDEKHHYVFNSRKKELYYGHTNNMAVKKHLFDDLGPFVERARGSDTVFVRQSVNKYSCEVVRYCPQIRVRHLEIETPRNLYQKFFIYGRSRRSHRLIVEQEPLSNKERLQVFRNVVRTRRYSWMESMMLILYLGIGLAYWNLGAISLAKEEKDPVK encoded by the coding sequence ATGTCCCGTGCAAAGACTGTCGCGCATGGTCCAATTATGATCCAGGTTTCCGTCATCGTACCCTTTTATAATTCGGAACGGTATATCCAGAGATGTGTCGAAGGATTACTTCAGCAAAGCTTACCACGAGAGGCCTACGAACTGATCCTGATCGATAATAACTCTACGGATTCCTCTGCGGAAACGGCGAGACAATATCCCGGCATTCGGTTGCTGACAGAACCGAAACAAGGCGCGTATGCGGCCAGGAATCGAGGGCTACAGGAAGCGAAGGGCGAAGTCCTGGCCTTTATCGATGCGGATTGTGTCCCCGCTCACGATTGGCTGCACCAAATCATGATGGCAATGGAGCAACCAAACCTCAGCATTGTTCTCGGTCAGAGAGAATATGGCGGGGACTCTCATGTGCTATCGATGTTTGCAGCTTACGAGGATGAAAAGCATCATTACGTGTTCAATAGCAGAAAAAAAGAACTCTATTACGGGCATACGAACAATATGGCCGTAAAAAAACACTTGTTTGACGACCTGGGTCCCTTCGTAGAGCGAGCCAGGGGAAGCGACACGGTTTTTGTTCGACAATCTGTCAATAAGTATTCTTGTGAGGTCGTCCGGTATTGCCCACAGATTCGAGTCCGGCATTTGGAAATTGAAACTCCAAGGAATCTGTACCAAAAATTTTTTATTTATGGGCGTAGCAGAAGAAGCCATAGACTTATTGTGGAGCAAGAACCGTTAAGTAATAAGGAACGGCTGCAGGTATTTCGCAATGTCGTCCGTACCCGGCGGTACTCTTGGATGGAATCCATGATGTTAATTCTGTATCTTGGAATCGGCCTTGCTTACTGGAATCTGGGTGCAATCAGCCTCGCCAAAGAGGAAAAAGATCCCGTGAAATAA
- a CDS encoding alkaline phosphatase family protein, protein MEKPQKVVLLGIDAGSRDLFKRWAQDGTLPTMQALFAKSMVGATMSTPGLFVGSTWPTWYTGVNPGKHGIHSLHQLQSGTYELHPTYAGESVKREPFWNHLSRAGRRVAILDIPLTAPVAQSQRDSIG, encoded by the coding sequence TTGGAAAAACCCCAAAAAGTTGTGTTGCTGGGTATTGATGCGGGATCGAGAGATTTATTCAAACGATGGGCGCAGGATGGAACTCTGCCGACCATGCAAGCCCTGTTCGCAAAAAGTATGGTGGGAGCCACCATGAGCACTCCAGGGCTTTTTGTCGGTTCGACGTGGCCCACATGGTATACCGGCGTCAACCCGGGTAAGCACGGGATTCATTCCCTACATCAGCTTCAGTCGGGAACGTATGAGCTGCATCCAACGTATGCAGGAGAAAGTGTTAAACGTGAACCCTTTTGGAACCATCTAAGCCGGGCAGGGCGAAGGGTCGCCATCCTTGATATTCCTCTGACTGCCCCTGTCGCACAATCTCAACGGGATTCAATTGGTTGA
- a CDS encoding SulP family inorganic anion transporter produces the protein MTYAAQESQYNFLHIKGDVLGGLTAGVVTLPLALAFGLQSGLGAVSGLYCAILLGAIAILFGGTRTLISTPTGPMTVVAALTVSQAISFAGSLELALGTIIGIFILAGVVQIVFGLIKIGGNIKYIPYPVLSGFMTGIGIILILFEVFPLMGLSAPSTIYGVFTGGAQAFRDMNIHALALGGVTLVILYAAPKVSTTIPAALMALLFGTFLALATGLSVPLIGEVSQGLPSLQLERLLNVDVSRPSFIITAALTLGALGCIDTLLTAVIVDKITETKHQSNRELIGQGMGNVASALFGGLPGAGTTMSSIVNVKAGGRTRLAGVVSSLFLLAVLLGLGTYVQYVPIPVLAAILITVGLDIIDYKGLKEVVKVDRAESAILFIVLFLTVFVDLITAVGAGMTLSVFVFMKKMGDIGEEKIVLFPLRSLKIRKPCDLREEFVLPQDYLDTVYIKTFTGPVFFGFSHFLIDNIKQLPAVKILIFEMNRVPYLDQSAAHALELVFEYMQKRGIRVLLANVNPQPLEMLRAVNLTPRLIPEHHIFGDIFDCVRCLEEEFVSGESPLKPRVLEL, from the coding sequence ATGACATACGCCGCGCAGGAATCACAATATAATTTTCTTCATATCAAGGGAGATGTTCTCGGCGGTTTGACCGCTGGAGTGGTGACCTTACCCTTGGCACTGGCCTTTGGCCTTCAATCAGGACTGGGAGCGGTTTCCGGGCTGTATTGTGCAATCCTGCTGGGAGCCATTGCCATTCTTTTTGGCGGCACGCGCACGCTCATCAGTACTCCAACCGGCCCCATGACGGTGGTGGCCGCGTTGACTGTTTCTCAAGCCATCAGTTTCGCCGGGAGCTTGGAATTGGCCCTGGGGACGATCATTGGAATATTCATCTTAGCGGGTGTGGTGCAAATCGTTTTCGGACTCATAAAAATTGGCGGAAATATCAAATATATTCCCTATCCGGTGCTTTCCGGGTTTATGACCGGCATTGGCATTATTCTGATCTTATTTGAAGTGTTTCCGTTAATGGGCTTGTCGGCTCCCTCCACCATCTATGGAGTGTTCACCGGGGGGGCGCAGGCTTTTCGTGACATGAATATACACGCGCTGGCGCTGGGGGGGGTGACCCTGGTGATTCTGTATGCGGCCCCTAAGGTCAGTACCACAATTCCGGCTGCACTAATGGCCTTGTTGTTTGGAACCTTCCTCGCACTGGCGACCGGTTTGTCTGTTCCTCTAATTGGGGAGGTGTCCCAGGGCTTGCCTTCCTTACAACTTGAACGTTTATTAAATGTGGACGTATCTCGACCGTCCTTTATCATCACCGCCGCATTGACCCTTGGAGCCTTGGGATGCATTGACACCCTCTTGACTGCAGTCATTGTCGACAAAATTACCGAAACCAAGCATCAGAGTAATCGGGAATTAATTGGTCAGGGTATGGGCAATGTGGCATCGGCACTCTTTGGTGGATTACCCGGTGCGGGAACGACCATGTCGTCGATTGTCAATGTGAAGGCTGGAGGTCGTACACGGCTCGCCGGGGTTGTTTCCAGTCTTTTTCTGCTGGCTGTGTTGTTAGGCTTGGGTACCTATGTTCAATACGTGCCCATTCCCGTTCTGGCGGCCATACTCATAACTGTCGGTTTGGACATTATCGACTATAAGGGCCTCAAGGAAGTGGTGAAAGTGGACCGGGCTGAAAGCGCCATCCTCTTCATCGTGTTGTTCCTGACTGTATTTGTCGATTTGATCACAGCCGTCGGAGCAGGGATGACCCTCTCAGTCTTTGTGTTCATGAAAAAAATGGGGGACATCGGAGAAGAAAAAATTGTCCTGTTTCCCCTTCGGTCGCTAAAAATCCGAAAACCCTGCGACCTGAGGGAAGAATTCGTTTTACCACAGGATTATTTAGATACCGTGTATATCAAAACATTTACCGGTCCGGTTTTCTTCGGCTTTTCTCATTTTTTAATCGATAATATTAAACAGTTACCCGCAGTCAAAATTCTTATTTTTGAGATGAATCGTGTGCCGTATCTCGACCAATCAGCCGCTCATGCTCTGGAATTAGTTTTTGAATACATGCAAAAGCGGGGTATTCGAGTCCTGTTGGCCAACGTGAATCCACAGCCTCTGGAGATGCTCCGCGCGGTGAATCTGACGCCAAGACTCATTCCGGAACATCATATTTTTGGTGATATTTTCGATTGCGTGCGATGCCTGGAGGAAGAGTTTGTGTCGGGCGAATCTCCCCTGAAGCCACGAGTGCTTGAACTCTAG
- the hpt gene encoding hypoxanthine phosphoribosyltransferase has protein sequence MLPHSVLIDEKTIETRVGELAKLIATDLPTRKPILLGLLTGSFVFLADLVRHLSHHGIESQVEFLKVSHYGGTSEASGSVSFLREELPHITDEVVVVVDDIFDSGFSLHAVHEHLKQQQPAWVRFCTLLDKPSRHQVGLRVDYVGFEIPDVWVIGYGLDLGGEGRALPYLAAVEREGREDPK, from the coding sequence GTGCTTCCTCATTCTGTCCTGATTGATGAAAAGACCATTGAGACGCGGGTTGGCGAATTAGCCAAACTGATCGCAACCGATTTGCCGACCCGAAAGCCCATCCTGCTTGGATTGTTGACAGGAAGCTTTGTCTTCCTGGCTGATCTCGTGCGACACCTTTCACACCATGGCATCGAGTCACAAGTCGAATTTTTAAAAGTTTCACACTATGGTGGCACCAGTGAGGCCAGCGGGTCAGTCAGCTTTCTGAGGGAGGAACTCCCTCATATCACAGATGAAGTGGTAGTGGTCGTCGATGATATTTTCGATTCAGGGTTCTCGTTGCACGCGGTGCATGAACATCTGAAACAACAGCAGCCGGCCTGGGTCCGTTTCTGTACCCTCTTGGATAAGCCAAGCCGTCATCAGGTGGGTCTCAGGGTAGATTACGTCGGATTTGAGATCCCGGATGTGTGGGTAATCGGGTATGGCTTGGACCTAGGGGGTGAGGGTCGGGCTTTACCTTACTTAGCGGCAGTTGAGCGGGAAGGCCGGGAAGACCCCAAATAG
- a CDS encoding transglycosylase SLT domain-containing protein, whose amino-acid sequence MAIVLLAGCASMPPRHQENLCTIFDQYPEWYDAAKDSQEKWGTPPHILMAFVKQESAFRHDATPPWDWFLFIPLGPQSSAEGYAQAKDETWEEYEDEAGGFFNSRSSMEDALDFIGWYNHKTSRELGISKWDPKRLYLAYHEGRGGYRRGSYERKPKVVRIANRVDRQARQYGAQLRQCEHRFRCRHWYQFWPFCS is encoded by the coding sequence ATGGCCATCGTACTGTTAGCGGGATGCGCATCAATGCCCCCCAGACATCAGGAGAATCTGTGCACAATTTTCGACCAATACCCCGAATGGTACGATGCGGCCAAAGATTCCCAGGAAAAATGGGGCACCCCACCCCACATTCTCATGGCTTTCGTCAAACAGGAGTCGGCGTTTCGCCACGACGCGACGCCCCCATGGGATTGGTTCTTGTTCATTCCACTCGGACCCCAATCGTCGGCGGAAGGCTATGCCCAAGCTAAAGATGAAACATGGGAGGAGTATGAGGATGAGGCCGGTGGGTTCTTCAATAGCCGTTCATCCATGGAGGACGCCCTGGACTTCATCGGCTGGTACAACCACAAAACCAGCAGAGAGCTTGGCATATCCAAATGGGACCCCAAGCGCCTCTATTTGGCTTACCATGAAGGTCGCGGCGGCTATCGGCGTGGGAGCTACGAGCGTAAACCGAAGGTCGTGCGCATCGCGAATCGTGTGGATCGCCAAGCCAGGCAATACGGCGCTCAGTTACGCCAATGCGAACATCGGTTCAGGTGTCGACACTGGTATCAATTCTGGCCATTCTGCAGCTGA
- a CDS encoding glycosyltransferase family 4 protein, with protein MAYVIDSCSWVTTFTINEMVEIQRAGHQIILAPLYSGGPSLTHYGRAEHVKPEAVLPDPPFDLQVAGLALLMLLRRPWRVLKTLAALHWAAGLNPYAHISNIIWTPKALATAWRLKKMNVDRIHAPFATRSATCAGIAGRVSEIPFSFTAHAYDIYCTSLKLRNDTLRWKIRHATQVFAISEDGIRLLRRMAPDCSHIHLVHVGIPLTLFTRRPAPPHHGVLQLLCVASYVEKKGLDTLLDACKILCENNFRFYLRLYGNGPLQPVLEQQISELDLLDKVSLGGPITQDEVLEQMTKSHLVVMPCRKDGTGNMDGIPTVFMEAMAVGRPVISCPIGGIPELVRDGETGLLVGSNDPHALAAAIMRLGEDPALRNRLVQQARALVEKHHDIQTTVTLMLRHMNQPHKCGQQEGECE; from the coding sequence ATGGCATATGTTATTGATTCCTGCTCATGGGTCACGACCTTTACGATCAATGAAATGGTAGAGATTCAGCGTGCAGGCCATCAAATAATTCTGGCGCCTCTTTATTCAGGCGGGCCCTCTCTTACTCATTATGGAAGAGCTGAGCATGTGAAACCCGAAGCCGTCCTGCCTGACCCTCCGTTTGACCTCCAAGTCGCAGGCTTAGCCCTTCTAATGCTCCTGAGGCGTCCCTGGCGCGTCTTGAAAACTCTTGCTGCCCTTCATTGGGCTGCAGGGCTAAATCCTTATGCGCATATCAGTAATATTATATGGACGCCCAAAGCGCTGGCCACGGCCTGGCGCCTGAAAAAGATGAACGTAGATCGGATCCATGCACCGTTTGCCACCCGGTCAGCCACCTGCGCCGGTATTGCGGGACGTGTCAGTGAGATTCCTTTCTCATTCACCGCCCATGCCTACGATATTTACTGTACCTCACTTAAACTGCGTAACGACACCCTCAGATGGAAGATTCGCCATGCAACCCAGGTGTTTGCCATTAGCGAAGATGGGATTCGCCTCCTCCGCCGGATGGCACCTGATTGTTCCCACATACACCTTGTTCATGTGGGTATCCCGTTGACATTGTTTACGCGGAGACCTGCTCCTCCTCACCATGGAGTTCTTCAGCTGTTATGCGTGGCCAGTTATGTTGAAAAGAAAGGCTTGGATACGCTCCTGGATGCCTGCAAGATTCTGTGTGAGAATAACTTCAGATTCTATTTGCGCTTATATGGCAATGGCCCGTTACAACCAGTGTTGGAGCAGCAAATTTCCGAATTGGACTTACTTGACAAGGTTTCGCTTGGAGGTCCCATCACACAGGACGAAGTGTTGGAGCAAATGACGAAGAGTCATCTTGTTGTCATGCCATGCCGCAAAGATGGCACAGGGAATATGGATGGGATCCCGACTGTTTTTATGGAGGCCATGGCCGTCGGGCGCCCCGTGATCAGTTGCCCCATTGGAGGAATACCAGAGCTCGTGCGGGATGGAGAAACAGGTTTATTGGTGGGTTCCAATGATCCACATGCATTGGCTGCAGCAATTATGCGGCTTGGGGAAGACCCGGCTCTTCGAAATCGCCTGGTCCAACAGGCTCGCGCCTTGGTCGAAAAACACCATGACATACAGACGACGGTAACCTTGATGCTTCGTCATATGAACCAGCCTCACAAATGCGGGCAACAGGAGGGAGAATGCGAGTAG
- a CDS encoding response regulator, with protein MKRILLVDDHEMARKAMKHFLEHHGYACEEAGHGAVALAKLEQEPSIDLIVSDNQMPVMTGMALLLQVKANPHFRSIPFILYSGNITDEMYQQANDAGALAVLNKPYNFSDFVGMVNKALKTP; from the coding sequence ATGAAACGCATTCTCCTTGTTGATGATCATGAGATGGCCCGGAAAGCCATGAAGCATTTTCTTGAGCACCATGGATATGCCTGCGAGGAAGCCGGACACGGAGCCGTTGCCCTGGCTAAGTTGGAGCAAGAGCCGAGCATAGATCTCATCGTTTCCGATAACCAGATGCCGGTCATGACCGGCATGGCCTTACTCCTCCAGGTGAAAGCCAACCCTCATTTCCGCTCCATCCCTTTCATTCTGTATTCGGGAAACATCACCGACGAGATGTACCAACAGGCGAATGACGCGGGAGCTCTGGCCGTACTCAACAAACCGTACAACTTTTCAGATTTTGTCGGGATGGTTAATAAAGCTCTCAAAACGCCGTAA
- a CDS encoding radical SAM/SPASM domain-containing protein translates to MPTTLLMPQKRSNSRSHPSENFIEERIEGAGDIFLVSFLNGYLFYSPLSNFSMILDEFGASTVRKYFRHETLLPNEQSLIDGLVKRNVFKIPETPQRSLVKPSTRWAPTSATFSNTQKCTLRCTYCYAEGGRLEDLDIPLPIAKGAIDLIVQNAHVQNVDPSIRFLGEGEATASWGIFREIIEYYKEQCRVHHFKPSVSLSTNGVFAQSRLDYIAVNCTHLTFSLDGVREVHDEHRVLPNGGGSFDRIIAIMKGLEMRGRTYDIRSTVTVAGSSTLSEFVAFVGENLQCKSLHFEPVFDATKVTNLKDQIGHLDGQIFVENFRTARQVAAGFGIQLHYSAASLKHRETFCGASDASNFLVTSRGIVTSCNEVLQPTDPRSRLFQYGAWNQKDGEFVLDHEAIDRLGKLNVHDMPKCQGCIAKYNCAGDCYAKSASSTGDPASAGYTERCHITRELLKDNLLLALIFKMAGVNAGGSVQHACPM, encoded by the coding sequence ATGCCAACAACCTTACTTATGCCGCAGAAACGTAGCAACAGTCGCAGTCATCCTTCAGAGAACTTCATTGAAGAGCGAATAGAAGGAGCAGGAGATATCTTTCTTGTTTCATTTCTCAACGGATACTTGTTTTACAGTCCCCTTTCAAATTTCAGCATGATTCTGGACGAATTTGGCGCTTCGACCGTCAGAAAATATTTTCGTCATGAGACGCTCCTACCAAATGAGCAATCTCTGATCGATGGCCTCGTCAAACGCAACGTGTTCAAGATTCCCGAGACGCCACAGCGGTCCCTGGTCAAGCCCAGCACACGATGGGCCCCAACCAGCGCGACCTTCTCCAACACTCAGAAGTGCACCTTGCGGTGCACGTATTGTTATGCGGAAGGTGGGAGGCTGGAAGATCTAGATATACCCTTGCCCATAGCGAAAGGGGCAATTGATTTAATTGTTCAGAATGCACACGTGCAAAATGTGGATCCGTCCATCAGGTTTTTAGGAGAAGGGGAAGCCACGGCTAGTTGGGGTATATTTCGGGAAATTATTGAATACTACAAAGAACAGTGCAGGGTCCATCATTTCAAGCCCTCCGTATCGTTGAGCACGAATGGTGTGTTTGCCCAATCCCGGCTGGATTACATTGCAGTGAACTGCACTCATCTGACCTTTTCCTTGGACGGTGTGCGAGAAGTGCATGATGAGCATCGGGTCCTGCCGAATGGCGGGGGTTCGTTCGATCGAATTATTGCCATCATGAAGGGGCTTGAGATGCGTGGGAGGACCTACGATATCCGATCGACGGTGACAGTCGCAGGGAGTTCGACATTGTCGGAATTTGTTGCGTTTGTCGGGGAGAACCTCCAATGCAAAAGTCTCCACTTCGAACCGGTGTTCGATGCCACAAAAGTGACAAACCTGAAGGACCAGATTGGACATCTTGATGGGCAGATATTCGTTGAGAACTTCCGCACCGCAAGACAAGTGGCTGCCGGATTTGGTATTCAACTGCACTATTCAGCGGCTTCTCTGAAGCACCGGGAGACTTTTTGTGGTGCCAGTGATGCGAGCAACTTCCTGGTCACCTCGCGTGGAATTGTGACTTCATGTAACGAAGTTCTTCAACCTACGGATCCTCGATCCAGGTTGTTCCAATATGGAGCGTGGAATCAGAAGGATGGTGAATTCGTTCTGGATCATGAAGCGATTGATCGTTTAGGGAAACTTAATGTTCATGACATGCCGAAGTGCCAGGGGTGTATCGCAAAATATAATTGTGCAGGAGACTGCTATGCCAAGAGTGCCTCCTCGACCGGCGACCCGGCTTCGGCAGGATACACGGAACGGTGTCATATAACCCGGGAATTGCTCAAAGATAACCTGCTCCTTGCGCTCATTTTTAAAATGGCTGGTGTTAATGCGGGTGGGTCAGTCCAACATGCTTGTCCCATGTAA